A genome region from Trichoderma asperellum chromosome 7, complete sequence includes the following:
- a CDS encoding uncharacterized protein (CAZy:GH11~SECRETED:SignalP(1-19)) — MVAFSRFVAGLSAVTASLAAPADVADRNVEARGPHNFFLGPDHPLARRSAINYNQDYTTGGTVNFSPSTTGFNLNWNTQEDFVVGVGWNPGSNLPINYSGTFNVSSGLGSLSVYGWTTNPLVEYYVMETNVGISTGGSQKGTLTSDGGTYAIWENQRVNEPSIVGTATFNQYISIRSSPRSSGTVTIQNHFDAWAKAGLNLGTMNFQVIAVESWSGSGSASQQVSNGGNGNTGTPTSSAPSSGPTGSCSALYGQCGGIGWNGPTCCSSGTCKVGNSYYSQCL, encoded by the exons ATGGTTGCCTTTTCTCGCTTTGTTGCCGGCCTCTCAGCCGTCACGGCCTCACTCGCGGCTCCTGCGGATGTTGCCGATAGGAACGTTGAGGCACGAGGCCCGCATAACTTCTTCCTTGGGCCTGATCATCCTCTTGCTCGTCGCTCAGCTATCAATTACAACCAGGACTATACCACCGGTGGGACAGTGAACTTCTCACCGTCAACCACTGGTTTCAACCTTAATTGGAACACTCAGGAAGATTTTGTTGTTGGTGTAGGCTGGAACCCTGGTAGCAACCT TCCTATCAATTACTCAGGCACATTCAATGTCTCTAGCGGTCTTGGCAGCCTTTCCGTCTACGGATGGACTACAAACCCCCTTGTCGAGTACTACGTCATGGAGACTAACGTTGGAATCTCTACGGGTGGCTCGCAAAAGGGTACGCTCACCAGTGACGGAGGCACCTATGCTATCTGGGAGAACCAGCGCGTCAATGAGCCTTCCATTGTGGGCACAGCAACCTTCAACCAGTACATTTCTATCCGAAGCTCACCACGGAGCAGCGGCACTGTCACTATTCAGAACCACTTCGACGCGTGGGCTAAGGCTGGTTTGAATCTCGGTACCATGAACTTCCAAGTAATCGCCGTCGAGAGCTGGAGCGGCAGCGGATCCGCGTCGCAGCAAGTCTCCAATGGTGGAAATGGAAACACTGGAACCCCAACCTCATCGGCACCTTCTTCCGGTCCCACAGGcagctgctctgctctgtaTGGTCAGTGCGGTGGCATTGGCTGGAATGGCCCTACATGCTGCTCATCGGGAACTTGCAAGGTGGGAAATTCATACTACTCTCAGTGCCTATAA